A stretch of DNA from Gemmatimonadota bacterium:
TGTTAGAAATCCAAACAGAAAATGCTCTACGGTACGTGGCCTCTCAAACAGATCGCTACGGAAATATAGACGAGGACAATTATCCTGTGCGGCGCGGAACGGCTGTACAATTGGACGATTATACGGCCTTGCTTTGGGTTCACGGAGCGACAACAGCCGTTAATCCGAAATTAAAATATTTTCAGGGTAAACGGCGCATCCCTGCTCCTCTGACTATTCGTCGGCATGTGGGACAAACTGACCTTAAGCAAATCTGCGAAGAAATTCTCGGTTTGTCGAAGATGAATTGGAATACTTTTGACCTTTATACAAAAGCTCCTGCGACTCTCCACTCTTCCAACGAGATCGCCCGCATTGGCTCACTATTGCAGCGCTTTGGAGCCACATCATATGACTACCGTCTCTTCATTTAGTAGAACTAAAACAGGCAATCCCACCTCTATCGCAAAAACAATAACCCCAAACCAACACAATAGGAAGTCTCCGACCTTGAATCCAACACTCTGTCACTACCGTTCAATATTTTATGCCATTTTATTTTGAACGAACAGAAAGAAGACGTGTATGAATTGATGGCGATGCCAGATCGGTATCGTGTCTATCTTACAGCGTTGAGAGGGGATGGTAATATGGCGGCTACTATTCAACTGGCTCCCGAAGCTGAGAAACGAATTGATTCCCTCGTGGCGCGAACAGGGCACAGCAAGGATTTCTTTCTTAGAGAGATTATCAAACGCGGTCTTGAGGATGTGGAGGATTACTATCTTGCCGCAGACTTACTGGAGGGCGTCCGAGAGGACACAAAGGCGGTGTACTCAAATAATCCATCATAAAAAAACCATCCCAAAACACCATCAATTAAAGCCATCACGCACAGCGCGTGAGTCCGTCTCGTAGCGGACATTCTTATTGTATCCCAACTCTGAAGGCCATCTTGGATGGT
This window harbors:
- a CDS encoding CopG family transcriptional regulator, with product MAATIQLAPEAEKRIDSLVARTGHSKDFFLREIIKRGLEDVEDYYLAADLLEGVREDTKAVYSNNPS